In Nakamurella alba, a single genomic region encodes these proteins:
- a CDS encoding SDR family NAD(P)-dependent oxidoreductase, producing MSAAPVRLPAPGTSLAGRGVVITGGNRGIGLGLAQGCALAGARVAIWGRDEAALESATGVLRGLGGEAEIVGIRCDVADQAAVVRAFAETVDRLGTVHSVFANAGVSCTFRPFHEQTDDEWRSVMSVNVDGLRWTLREAIVHMLQHREGGALVGVASMAARFGMRNYAPYATSKAAVVALMKSIAVEYARKGIRSNSVLPGFVATEMTEGGNESFYEKITARTPVQRFGSPNDFARLAAFLADPELSYHTADTVFVDGGYMNV from the coding sequence ATGAGCGCGGCACCGGTCCGACTCCCGGCACCGGGGACGTCATTGGCCGGGCGCGGTGTGGTGATCACCGGCGGCAACCGTGGCATCGGCCTCGGACTGGCGCAGGGCTGTGCGCTGGCCGGAGCCCGGGTGGCGATCTGGGGCCGCGACGAGGCCGCCCTGGAATCGGCGACCGGCGTGTTGCGCGGTCTGGGCGGCGAGGCGGAGATCGTCGGGATCCGTTGCGACGTGGCGGATCAGGCCGCCGTGGTGCGTGCCTTCGCCGAGACCGTTGACCGGCTCGGCACCGTGCACTCGGTGTTCGCGAACGCCGGTGTGTCCTGCACCTTCCGGCCGTTCCACGAGCAGACCGACGACGAGTGGCGGTCGGTCATGTCGGTCAATGTCGACGGACTGCGCTGGACGCTGCGCGAGGCCATCGTGCACATGCTGCAGCACCGTGAGGGTGGCGCGCTGGTCGGCGTGGCGTCGATGGCGGCCCGGTTCGGGATGCGGAACTACGCCCCGTACGCCACGTCCAAGGCGGCGGTGGTGGCGCTGATGAAGTCCATCGCCGTCGAGTACGCGCGCAAGGGCATCCGGTCGAACTCGGTGCTGCCCGGGTTCGTCGCCACCGAGATGACCGAGGGCGGGAACGAATCCTTCTACGAGAAGATCACCGCCCGCACGCCGGTGCAGCGCTTCGGCAGTCCGAACGACTTCGCCCGGTTGGCAGCCTTTCTCGCCGATCCGGAGCTGTCGTACCACACCGCGGACACGGTGTTCGTGGACGGCGGGTACATGAATGTCTGA
- a CDS encoding crotonase/enoyl-CoA hydratase family protein, with protein sequence MSEVLLGRRGPVLVITLNRPEVRNAVDSGLGRGLLAAIRLLDTDPELRVGVITGAGKGFCAGMDLRGFLEHGDPDGIEEVIRRSSGRPLIAAVEGFAMAAGMEIALACDLIVAGSGALLGIPEVKVGLFAGGGGVLRLGRKLPYAVAMRMALTGDPITAEEAHRMGLVVELTPAGGALEAALRLADTIASRAPLGVQHSRDLLALTTDLTDAEFWERQEPLLQQVLGSADAREGAAAFVDKRSAVWSGR encoded by the coding sequence ATGTCTGAGGTGCTGCTGGGCCGGCGTGGGCCGGTGCTGGTCATCACCCTCAACCGTCCCGAGGTGCGCAATGCTGTCGACTCCGGCCTCGGCCGAGGGCTGCTGGCCGCGATCCGGCTGCTCGACACCGACCCGGAGTTGCGGGTCGGGGTGATCACCGGGGCCGGCAAGGGGTTCTGTGCCGGGATGGACCTGCGCGGCTTCCTGGAGCACGGCGATCCGGACGGCATCGAGGAGGTCATCCGACGGTCGTCCGGCCGGCCGCTGATCGCCGCGGTCGAGGGCTTCGCGATGGCCGCCGGGATGGAGATCGCACTCGCCTGCGACCTGATCGTCGCCGGATCCGGTGCGCTGCTGGGCATCCCGGAGGTGAAGGTCGGGTTGTTCGCGGGTGGTGGCGGGGTGTTGCGGCTGGGGCGGAAGCTGCCCTATGCGGTGGCGATGCGGATGGCGCTCACCGGCGACCCGATCACCGCGGAGGAGGCGCACCGCATGGGCCTGGTCGTCGAGCTGACTCCGGCCGGCGGGGCGCTCGAGGCCGCGCTGCGGCTGGCGGACACCATCGCCTCCCGTGCGCCGCTCGGTGTCCAGCACTCCCGCGATCTCCTCGCCCTCACCACCGATCTCACCGACGCCGAGTTCTGGGAGCGGCAGGAGCCGTTGCTCCAGCAGGTGCTGGGTTCGGCGGATGCGCGGGAGGGTGCCGCGGCCTTCGTCGACAAGCGATCGGCGGTGTGGTCCGGCCGGTAG
- a CDS encoding UGSC family (seleno)protein: MITTLDPTYRPATTLSDSRTSVAPRPPSLSGRTVGILMNRLANCEVFFDALADRIRELTDVADVFMVWKDSQSVPPTPEQWDALMGRADVVVTGFGGCGSCSTRSMRDALDVEDRGVPAVCIVHEALVPAVSVIRTMAGLPDYRMVVVGYPHGPLAPWTADEALTTAKEVAPQVIDALVAAR, encoded by the coding sequence GTGATCACCACTCTTGACCCGACCTACCGGCCGGCCACCACCCTGTCGGACTCGCGGACATCGGTCGCCCCGCGTCCACCGTCCTTGTCGGGGAGGACGGTCGGCATCCTGATGAACCGGCTGGCCAACTGCGAGGTGTTCTTCGACGCGCTGGCCGACCGGATCCGCGAGCTCACCGACGTCGCGGACGTGTTCATGGTGTGGAAGGACAGCCAGTCCGTGCCACCGACACCGGAGCAGTGGGACGCGTTGATGGGCCGGGCGGACGTGGTGGTGACCGGGTTCGGTGGCTGCGGCAGCTGCAGCACCCGGAGCATGCGGGACGCGCTCGACGTCGAGGACCGCGGCGTCCCTGCCGTGTGCATCGTGCACGAGGCGCTGGTGCCGGCGGTCAGCGTGATCCGGACGATGGCGGGGCTGCCGGACTACCGGATGGTGGTCGTCGGCTACCCGCACGGCCCGCTCGCGCCCTGGACCGCCGACGAGGCGCTCACCACCGCGAAAGAGGTGGCGCCACAGGTGATCGACGCGCTGGTGGCCGCGCGATGA
- a CDS encoding SDR family NAD(P)-dependent oxidoreductase produces the protein MGIEGQVVAVTGVTSGVGRETARVFAERGAVVCGMGRTTAAGEALAAEITAAGGEFEFVTGDIRSVGDCAAFVERAAGLRGRIDVLINNAGTPGDPVIVDSHLAEEQWWDDIVDTNLKGAFFCSRYALGHMLEAGSGLIINIASTNAVAPLSRMQAYNASKAGLVHLGQGLAVEYQDKGIRVNTIVLGSVADGDAGRRTRHAITEYLTGVVPSDERKASSTVRTAREVGSYLASLCDTDAAVLTGAVIALDGGVSAGLLGNKYWLHTASRVKK, from the coding sequence ATGGGCATCGAGGGTCAGGTGGTCGCGGTCACCGGGGTGACGTCCGGGGTCGGCCGGGAGACGGCGCGGGTGTTCGCCGAGCGCGGCGCCGTGGTGTGCGGGATGGGCCGCACCACCGCGGCGGGCGAGGCGCTGGCCGCCGAGATCACCGCAGCCGGCGGCGAGTTCGAGTTCGTCACCGGCGACATCCGCTCCGTCGGCGACTGCGCCGCCTTCGTCGAGCGGGCAGCAGGGCTGCGCGGCCGGATCGACGTGCTGATCAACAATGCCGGCACCCCCGGGGACCCGGTGATCGTCGACTCGCACCTGGCGGAGGAGCAGTGGTGGGACGACATCGTCGACACCAACCTCAAGGGTGCCTTCTTCTGCAGCCGCTACGCGCTGGGCCACATGCTGGAGGCCGGGAGCGGGCTCATCATCAACATCGCCTCCACCAACGCCGTCGCCCCGCTGTCCCGGATGCAGGCCTACAACGCCAGCAAGGCCGGCCTCGTGCACCTCGGGCAGGGGCTGGCCGTGGAGTACCAGGACAAGGGGATCCGGGTGAACACCATCGTGCTGGGCAGCGTGGCCGACGGCGACGCCGGACGCCGCACCCGGCACGCGATCACCGAGTACCTCACCGGTGTGGTGCCCAGCGACGAGCGCAAGGCCTCCAGCACCGTCCGCACCGCCCGCGAGGTCGGTTCCTACCTCGCCTCCCTCTGCGACACCGACGCCGCCGTCCTCACCGGCGCGGTCATCGCCCTCGACGGTGGTGTCTCCGCCGGGCTGCTGGGCAACAAGTACTGGCTGCACACCGCATCCCGGGTGAAGAAGTAG
- a CDS encoding class I adenylate-forming enzyme family protein, which translates to MQRPDYGLGRLISRSARLYPDLPCLVDDTGAGRSFAEVDDRVARLANGLRGIGIGRASRVGVLSIDTPGYVELILACFAVGATLVPLNYRLTADELRYIDERAALHVLFVSERYRAIATALRDGDPPLQILDLADDLEQLITAGGPERSWADLADDDILCIMFTSGTTGRPKGVLQSHRMLKSVYLQMWECLPRPGDVRYTASPLFHAAGFFVLLGQIAMGSASMIVDQFRPEVTARAIGSGLLTGCFLVPTMIAAVLDHAAETGLDIGSDRLRQLLYGGAPMPTALLRRALDRWPHCDFWNMYGSGTESNSQTYLRPTDHRRALAGEEHLLATVGQAVTGVDLRIVDDAGREVPDGVVGRIAARTDVVMSGYLDDPERTAEALQDGWFYSGDLGSFGPNGYLTLAGRGRDMIIRGGENIYVAEIESVLAAQPGVSDAAVVGRADERWGQVPVAWVEATGEPAPTEQALRQRCREVLAAYKVPVTITVVKSLPRNATGKVVKDLLVT; encoded by the coding sequence ATGCAGCGCCCCGACTACGGTCTCGGCCGGTTGATCAGCCGGTCCGCCCGCCTCTACCCGGACCTGCCGTGCCTGGTCGACGACACCGGCGCCGGGCGCAGTTTTGCCGAGGTGGACGACCGGGTGGCCCGGCTGGCGAACGGGTTGCGCGGGATCGGCATCGGCCGGGCGAGCCGGGTCGGCGTGCTGTCGATCGACACCCCCGGCTATGTCGAACTGATCCTGGCCTGCTTCGCGGTCGGTGCCACCCTGGTCCCGCTGAACTACCGGCTGACGGCCGACGAGCTCCGTTACATCGACGAGCGCGCCGCGCTGCACGTGCTGTTCGTCTCCGAGCGCTACCGGGCGATCGCCACCGCCCTGCGGGACGGTGACCCGCCCCTGCAGATCCTCGACCTGGCCGACGATCTCGAGCAGCTCATCACCGCGGGCGGCCCGGAACGCAGCTGGGCGGACCTGGCCGACGACGACATCCTCTGCATCATGTTCACCAGCGGAACCACCGGCCGGCCGAAGGGCGTGCTGCAGTCGCACCGGATGCTGAAGTCGGTGTACCTGCAGATGTGGGAGTGCCTGCCGCGACCCGGCGACGTCCGGTACACCGCCTCGCCGCTCTTCCACGCCGCCGGCTTCTTCGTGCTGCTCGGCCAGATCGCGATGGGCAGCGCATCGATGATCGTCGACCAGTTCCGGCCCGAGGTGACCGCCCGTGCCATCGGCTCCGGGCTGCTGACCGGCTGCTTCCTGGTGCCGACGATGATCGCCGCGGTGCTCGACCACGCCGCGGAGACCGGCCTGGACATCGGGTCCGACCGGCTGCGCCAATTGCTCTACGGCGGGGCGCCGATGCCGACCGCGCTGCTGCGCCGGGCGCTGGACCGGTGGCCGCACTGCGACTTCTGGAACATGTACGGCTCCGGGACCGAGTCCAACAGCCAGACCTATCTGCGGCCCACCGACCACCGCCGGGCGCTGGCCGGCGAGGAGCACCTGCTGGCCACCGTCGGCCAGGCGGTCACCGGCGTGGACCTGCGGATCGTCGACGACGCCGGCCGGGAGGTACCGGACGGGGTGGTCGGCCGGATCGCGGCGCGCACCGACGTGGTGATGAGCGGCTACCTGGACGATCCGGAGCGCACCGCGGAGGCGCTGCAGGACGGCTGGTTCTACAGCGGCGACCTCGGGTCCTTCGGCCCGAACGGCTATCTCACCCTGGCCGGCCGCGGTCGGGACATGATCATCCGCGGCGGCGAGAACATCTACGTGGCCGAGATCGAGTCGGTGCTCGCCGCGCAGCCGGGGGTCTCCGATGCCGCGGTGGTCGGCCGGGCGGACGAGCGGTGGGGGCAGGTGCCGGTGGCCTGGGTGGAGGCCACCGGCGAGCCGGCACCGACCGAGCAGGCACTGCGGCAGCGGTGCCGCGAGGTACTGGCCGCCTACAAGGTGCCGGTCACCATCACGGTGGTGAAGTCGTTGCCGCGCAACGCCACCGGCAAGGTGGTCAAGGATCTGCTGGTCACCTGA
- a CDS encoding MBL fold metallo-hydrolase, giving the protein MTQHWTDPGVHEIAPGVHRIPVPMPQDGLRAVNVYAISDGDELVMIDGGWDVPAARAAMLEGIETLGATPADVSAYLVTHHHSDHFTLATAMRREFGIPVALGEGERDGSTIATTPVIDGLFSQIKHLLLMGAPELATEISAGGADPYEDRFRVWEPPDSWLADGQVIEVGRRRITVIATPGHTSGHVVFHEPATGLLFTGDHVLPTITPSLAFDGVRAEHPLRDFLGSLALLRELPDTVMMPAHGEPGGSVHTRVDELLEHHRERLDRTAEAVADGADTGAAVAGRLTWTRRHHRLDELDLLNRMLAISETGAHLDVLVQQGRISQDQHRGVLHFSPA; this is encoded by the coding sequence GTGACCCAGCACTGGACCGACCCCGGCGTGCACGAGATCGCGCCAGGGGTGCACCGCATCCCCGTCCCGATGCCGCAGGACGGCCTGCGCGCGGTGAACGTGTACGCGATCAGCGACGGCGACGAGCTGGTGATGATCGACGGCGGCTGGGACGTGCCGGCCGCCCGCGCCGCGATGCTGGAGGGCATCGAGACCCTCGGCGCCACACCGGCGGACGTGTCGGCCTACCTGGTCACCCACCACCACAGCGACCACTTCACGCTGGCGACGGCGATGCGCCGGGAGTTCGGCATCCCGGTCGCGCTGGGCGAGGGTGAGCGCGACGGCTCGACCATCGCCACCACCCCGGTCATCGACGGGCTCTTCTCCCAGATCAAGCACCTGCTGCTGATGGGCGCACCGGAGCTGGCGACCGAGATCTCCGCCGGCGGCGCGGACCCGTACGAGGACCGGTTCCGGGTCTGGGAACCGCCGGACAGCTGGCTGGCCGACGGGCAGGTGATCGAGGTGGGCCGGCGCCGGATCACGGTGATCGCCACGCCAGGCCACACCTCCGGGCATGTGGTGTTCCACGAGCCGGCCACCGGGCTGCTGTTCACCGGGGACCACGTGCTGCCGACGATCACCCCGTCGCTGGCCTTCGACGGGGTGCGGGCCGAGCACCCGCTGCGCGACTTCCTCGGATCGCTGGCACTGCTGCGCGAGCTGCCGGACACGGTGATGATGCCGGCCCACGGGGAGCCCGGCGGCAGCGTGCACACCCGGGTCGACGAGCTGCTGGAGCACCACCGGGAGCGGCTGGACCGGACCGCCGAGGCTGTCGCCGACGGCGCGGACACCGGGGCCGCGGTCGCCGGCCGTCTCACCTGGACCCGCCGGCACCACCGGCTCGACGAGCTGGACCTGCTCAACCGGATGCTGGCGATCAGCGAGACCGGCGCGCACCTCGACGTTCTCGTGCAGCAGGGCCGGATCTCGCAGGACCAGCACCGCGGGGTGCTGCACTTCTCGCCGGCCTGA
- a CDS encoding phosphotransferase family protein has translation MPSDVAADEALGHWLEQATGVPGPFRLQRLTGGNSNETLLVTGSGPQQEWILRRPPVATVDEAAHDMSREYRVLSAVQDADVPSPGVLGLYVEPGSARTMLLMQRCPGVPLAAAVPAEWTGPDLVAQIGEAAVDALVALHAVDWRAAGLEEFGRPDGYLERQVGRWRRQYEQHRTRDLPLFDPVAAWLERHRPPDIAPALLHGDFHLDNALFVPGPPVRVSAIIDWELSTIGDPLVDLGLFLAFWGNDRPSAPAMPRVQALSRVPGAPTRKDLAGRYAAASGRSVEHLDWYLTLAFFKLAAIVEGAYARYTAGDLDSPYARDLATDVPRLLEEAAVFAGL, from the coding sequence ATGCCGTCCGACGTTGCTGCCGACGAGGCGCTGGGGCACTGGCTCGAGCAGGCCACCGGCGTGCCCGGGCCGTTCCGGCTGCAACGGCTGACCGGCGGCAACTCGAACGAGACGCTGCTGGTCACCGGCTCCGGGCCGCAGCAGGAATGGATCCTGCGCCGGCCCCCGGTCGCCACCGTCGACGAGGCGGCCCACGACATGTCGCGCGAGTACCGGGTGCTGTCCGCGGTGCAGGACGCCGACGTGCCGAGCCCCGGGGTGCTCGGTTTGTATGTCGAGCCCGGGAGCGCTCGGACCATGCTGCTGATGCAGCGGTGCCCCGGCGTGCCGCTGGCGGCCGCGGTCCCGGCGGAGTGGACCGGCCCCGACCTGGTGGCGCAGATCGGCGAGGCGGCAGTCGACGCCCTGGTGGCGCTGCACGCGGTGGACTGGCGGGCGGCCGGGCTGGAGGAGTTCGGCCGACCGGACGGCTACCTGGAGCGGCAGGTCGGCCGCTGGCGCCGGCAGTACGAGCAGCACCGGACCCGCGACCTGCCGCTGTTCGACCCCGTCGCCGCATGGCTGGAGCGGCACCGGCCGCCGGACATCGCGCCCGCGCTGCTGCACGGCGACTTCCACCTGGACAACGCGCTGTTCGTACCCGGCCCGCCGGTCCGGGTCAGCGCGATCATCGACTGGGAGCTCTCCACGATCGGCGATCCGCTGGTGGATCTCGGCTTGTTCCTGGCCTTCTGGGGCAACGACCGCCCGTCGGCACCGGCGATGCCGCGGGTGCAGGCCCTGTCCCGGGTGCCCGGTGCGCCGACCCGCAAGGACCTGGCCGGCCGGTACGCCGCCGCGAGCGGCCGGTCGGTGGAGCACCTGGACTGGTACCTCACGCTCGCCTTCTTCAAACTCGCGGCGATCGTCGAGGGGGCCTACGCCCGTTACACCGCAGGGGATCTCGACTCCCCGTACGCCCGCGACCTGGCCACCGACGTGCCCCGGTTGCTGGAGGAAGCCGCCGTGTTCGCCGGCCTCTAG
- a CDS encoding enoyl-CoA hydratase-related protein, whose product MPDYEFLSYSVTDRVATLLLDRPDKLNAFTHAMGVELVDVMDRIDADDDVRAVVVTGAGRAFCAGADLSDGTAIFENKNPGEFRMERDADYGGIVTRRFFESTKPLIAAINGPAVGMGATITLPMDIRLASDTAKIGFVFSRRGLVPEAASSFFLTRVVGISQAAEWVYSGRVFGADEALSAGLVKSVHAPEDLLPRAYELAHELIDASSAVSVAVSRRMLWQMLAFGTPELAHELDSRGIFHLGRADDVKEGVLSFLEKRPAEFPMRVSTDLPQYVRDWQRLGSTEALIAYERSQLAPEGV is encoded by the coding sequence ATGCCGGACTACGAATTCCTCAGCTACTCGGTCACCGACCGGGTCGCCACCCTGCTGCTGGACCGGCCGGACAAGCTCAACGCCTTCACCCACGCCATGGGGGTCGAACTGGTCGACGTGATGGACCGGATCGACGCCGACGACGATGTGCGCGCCGTGGTGGTCACCGGTGCCGGTCGCGCCTTCTGCGCGGGCGCCGACCTGTCCGACGGCACCGCCATCTTCGAGAACAAGAACCCGGGCGAGTTCCGGATGGAGCGGGACGCCGACTACGGCGGGATCGTCACCCGCCGCTTCTTCGAGAGCACCAAGCCGCTGATCGCCGCCATCAACGGCCCGGCCGTGGGCATGGGCGCCACCATCACCCTGCCGATGGACATCCGGCTGGCCTCGGACACCGCGAAGATCGGCTTCGTCTTCTCCCGGCGCGGGCTGGTCCCGGAGGCGGCGTCGTCCTTCTTCCTGACCCGGGTGGTCGGCATCAGCCAGGCAGCGGAGTGGGTGTACTCGGGTCGGGTGTTCGGTGCGGACGAGGCGCTGTCGGCCGGTCTGGTCAAGTCGGTGCACGCGCCGGAGGACCTGCTGCCGCGCGCTTACGAGCTCGCGCACGAGCTGATCGACGCGAGTTCCGCTGTCTCGGTGGCGGTCTCGCGCCGGATGCTGTGGCAGATGCTGGCCTTCGGCACCCCCGAGCTGGCACACGAGCTGGACTCCCGCGGCATCTTCCATCTCGGCCGGGCGGACGACGTGAAGGAGGGCGTGCTGTCCTTCCTGGAGAAGCGGCCGGCCGAGTTCCCGATGCGGGTGTCGACCGACCTGCCGCAGTACGTCAGGGACTGGCAGCGCCTCGGCAGTACCGAGGCGCTGATCGCCTACGAGCGCTCCCAGCTCGCCCCTGAAGGCGTGTGA
- a CDS encoding class I adenylate-forming enzyme family protein: MTDFLDADRGHLATPALAARLQVSLGEALPLSARRHPDKRCFVFPDGSHLTFAEVNSRVNRLADALSAGGVGKGDRLAVFALDSHRYVEVVLAALKLGAVYVPLNYRLTRPEIEVLIGRSAPVMLFHDDRYSELLAGMAEQFPSLRTVVDFETDYEDLLGTGRDVEPPVVCTDTDTIGLAFTSGTTGLPKGVVQSQRMMKAIIQGHIADYDLRIDDFRYVAAPTFHITGICALLAGVSYGFPSLIIPQFSAKELVPILARDELTAMFLVPTMISMLFQQPGVAELSFTNMRTIYYGASPMSPTLLRKAMDIFGCGFINAFGAGTEAGLQAVMSVQEHQRAAAGETELLGSIGKPAHGVALRLVDDEMNDVPDGEVGEIATRSDMLMDGYLDMPEETARAFRDGWFRAGDMAYRAPNGFLYLYGRKKDMIIRGGENIYPSEIETVLAEHPAIVQSAVIGVPDEHWGEIVRAFVTVREGQSVTADELREHCNGRLGRYKVPAEFLVVDALPTNASGKILKRELRTWDMS, from the coding sequence ATGACCGACTTCCTCGACGCCGATCGCGGTCACCTCGCCACCCCGGCGCTGGCCGCCCGGCTGCAGGTGAGTCTCGGTGAGGCACTGCCGCTCTCGGCCCGTCGGCATCCGGACAAGCGGTGCTTCGTCTTCCCCGACGGTTCGCACCTGACCTTCGCCGAGGTGAACAGCCGGGTGAACCGGCTGGCCGATGCGCTGTCCGCCGGCGGTGTCGGCAAGGGCGACCGGCTGGCGGTGTTCGCGCTGGACTCGCACCGCTACGTCGAGGTGGTGCTGGCCGCGCTCAAGCTGGGCGCGGTGTACGTCCCGCTGAACTACCGGCTCACCCGGCCCGAGATCGAGGTGCTGATCGGGCGTTCCGCGCCGGTCATGCTGTTCCACGACGACCGGTACTCCGAGCTGCTGGCCGGGATGGCGGAGCAGTTCCCGAGCCTGCGCACGGTGGTCGACTTCGAGACCGACTACGAGGACCTGCTGGGCACCGGCCGCGACGTCGAGCCGCCGGTGGTCTGCACCGACACCGACACCATCGGGCTGGCCTTCACCTCCGGCACCACCGGGCTGCCCAAGGGTGTGGTCCAGTCGCAGCGGATGATGAAGGCGATCATCCAGGGGCACATCGCCGACTACGACCTGCGGATCGACGACTTCCGCTACGTCGCCGCGCCGACGTTCCACATCACCGGCATCTGCGCGCTGCTGGCCGGTGTCTCGTACGGGTTCCCGTCGCTGATCATCCCGCAGTTCAGCGCGAAGGAGCTGGTGCCGATCCTGGCCCGGGACGAACTGACGGCGATGTTCCTGGTGCCCACCATGATCAGCATGCTCTTCCAGCAGCCGGGCGTGGCGGAGCTGTCGTTCACGAACATGCGGACCATCTACTACGGTGCCTCGCCGATGTCGCCGACCCTGCTGCGCAAGGCCATGGACATCTTCGGCTGCGGTTTCATCAACGCCTTCGGCGCCGGCACGGAAGCCGGTCTGCAGGCGGTGATGTCGGTGCAGGAGCACCAGCGGGCGGCGGCCGGGGAGACCGAACTGCTCGGCTCGATCGGCAAGCCCGCCCACGGGGTCGCGCTGCGGCTGGTGGACGACGAGATGAACGACGTGCCGGACGGCGAGGTGGGCGAGATCGCCACCCGCAGCGACATGTTGATGGACGGGTACCTGGACATGCCGGAGGAGACGGCACGGGCCTTCCGCGACGGCTGGTTCCGGGCCGGTGACATGGCCTACCGGGCGCCGAACGGGTTCCTCTACCTCTACGGCCGCAAGAAGGACATGATCATCCGCGGTGGGGAGAACATCTACCCCAGCGAGATCGAGACGGTGCTCGCCGAGCACCCGGCGATCGTGCAGAGCGCGGTCATCGGTGTGCCGGATGAACACTGGGGCGAGATCGTGCGGGCTTTCGTCACCGTCCGCGAGGGCCAGTCGGTGACCGCGGACGAACTGCGCGAGCACTGCAACGGCCGGCTCGGCCGGTACAAGGTGCCGGCCGAGTTCCTGGTGGTGGACGCACTTCCCACCAATGCCAGCGGCAAGATCCTCAAGCGCGAACTGCGCACCTGGGACATGTCCTGA
- a CDS encoding ABC transporter substrate-binding protein: MRTSRRFRSGTAGLAAAALLLAACGSDPAPGAGTSSTAAASPAATSTAAPASSGGTSTSAATGGGSATGSAPESVVPSVASGDPIKIGAMAPMNGAAAYPQSGFGIDAGVWYVNNVLGGVQGRPLEVDLCAGDGTPETAVNCANGFVTNNYPVVVDAYDLSMGGAQPILVGAEIPVVGMLSGANIMDETPYPLGFYFSGPGAVSAVGSMTILQKLGKKNASLALTDAPATHTYVDTLITPISQKLGLNVGVQYIDTKNVNYTVAAASQLQSNPDVTGIIALPEDGCTQLFQAERDAGYTGTIFAGSCSQFIAKMGADAAGAISQPRLWLPGSRDHAPADVQADLDAFANAMTQTNHAEEQSARSLYSFSAVVALAQTLGTIDGEITNTAASKALSEIKDLRIMAGPTVTCDGKQWPGKPTACTKQAIYFEVQADGSLKVGGDGYFDLDPSLAG; the protein is encoded by the coding sequence ATGAGGACTTCGAGGCGTTTCCGTTCCGGCACAGCAGGTCTGGCGGCTGCCGCCCTGCTGCTCGCCGCGTGCGGGTCGGACCCGGCACCCGGTGCCGGCACCAGCAGCACCGCCGCTGCGTCCCCGGCCGCCACCAGCACCGCGGCGCCGGCGAGCAGTGGCGGCACCAGCACCTCGGCGGCCACCGGTGGCGGCTCGGCGACCGGATCGGCCCCGGAATCGGTGGTCCCGTCCGTCGCCAGTGGTGACCCGATCAAGATCGGCGCGATGGCGCCGATGAACGGCGCCGCGGCGTACCCGCAGTCGGGTTTCGGCATCGACGCCGGCGTCTGGTACGTCAACAACGTGCTCGGCGGCGTGCAGGGCCGGCCGCTCGAGGTCGACCTGTGCGCCGGTGACGGCACCCCGGAAACCGCGGTCAACTGCGCCAACGGGTTCGTCACCAACAACTACCCGGTGGTGGTCGACGCCTACGACCTGTCCATGGGCGGCGCGCAGCCGATCCTGGTCGGCGCCGAGATCCCCGTGGTGGGCATGCTCTCCGGCGCGAACATCATGGACGAGACCCCGTACCCGCTGGGCTTCTACTTCTCCGGCCCGGGCGCGGTCAGCGCGGTCGGCTCGATGACCATCCTGCAGAAGCTGGGCAAGAAGAACGCCTCGCTGGCACTCACCGACGCGCCCGCCACCCACACCTACGTGGACACGCTGATCACCCCGATCTCGCAGAAGCTCGGGCTCAACGTCGGTGTCCAGTACATCGACACCAAGAACGTCAACTACACGGTGGCCGCGGCGTCGCAGCTGCAGAGCAACCCGGACGTCACCGGCATCATCGCGCTGCCGGAGGACGGCTGCACCCAGCTCTTCCAGGCCGAGCGGGACGCCGGCTACACCGGCACCATCTTCGCCGGGTCCTGCTCGCAGTTCATCGCCAAGATGGGAGCCGATGCGGCGGGCGCGATCTCGCAGCCGCGGCTGTGGCTGCCGGGCTCCCGTGACCACGCCCCGGCCGACGTGCAGGCCGACCTGGACGCCTTCGCCAACGCGATGACCCAGACCAACCACGCCGAGGAGCAGTCGGCCCGTTCGCTGTACTCCTTCTCCGCCGTGGTCGCGCTGGCCCAGACGCTGGGCACCATCGACGGCGAGATCACCAACACCGCGGCCAGCAAGGCGCTCAGCGAGATCAAGGACCTGCGCATCATGGCCGGCCCGACGGTGACCTGCGACGGCAAGCAGTGGCCGGGCAAGCCCACCGCGTGCACCAAGCAGGCCATCTACTTCGAGGTGCAGGCCGACGGCTCGCTGAAGGTCGGCGGCGACGGCTACTTCGACCTCGACCCGTCGCTGGCGGGCTGA